A single Fundidesulfovibrio soli DNA region contains:
- the selD gene encoding selenide, water dikinase SelD encodes MPFAPQPVRLVDGVRAAGUAAKLPPGVLEDVLAGLSGPHDPRMLTGAGDNEDAAVLCFPPGKCLIQTVDFFTPVVNDPFRFGQIAAANSLSDVYAMGGEPYSVMNIVCFPARCMDLGILKEILRGGLSKVQEAGAVLAGGHSVDDQEVKYGLSVSGIVDPDAFASNRGLRPGDVLVLTKPVGTGILATAVKANAPGSPEFEQRLWEVASRLNAVPGEVIRRFGLKAATDVTGFGLGGHALEMSKASGLSIELDVRHIPVLESVAELAAQGFVPAGSHANRKHFSNMVEQGEGVEQGHLDIVFDAQTSGGLLLAVPPGLLEDVCADLAEGGDLAAQVGRVLDEPTGTGRLKLR; translated from the coding sequence ATGCCCTTCGCGCCTCAGCCTGTCCGCCTGGTGGACGGGGTCCGCGCAGCCGGTTGAGCCGCCAAATTACCTCCAGGGGTCCTGGAGGATGTACTGGCCGGTCTTTCAGGCCCGCACGACCCTCGAATGCTCACCGGTGCCGGCGACAACGAGGACGCCGCAGTATTGTGCTTTCCCCCGGGCAAATGCCTGATCCAGACGGTTGATTTCTTCACGCCCGTGGTCAACGACCCCTTTCGGTTCGGTCAGATCGCGGCCGCAAATTCCCTCTCCGACGTGTATGCCATGGGCGGCGAGCCCTATTCGGTCATGAACATCGTCTGCTTCCCGGCGCGATGCATGGACCTGGGCATCCTCAAGGAGATCCTTCGCGGAGGGCTCTCCAAGGTCCAGGAGGCAGGCGCCGTGCTGGCCGGCGGGCACAGCGTGGACGACCAGGAGGTCAAGTACGGTCTCTCGGTGAGCGGCATCGTGGACCCCGATGCCTTCGCTTCCAATCGGGGGCTTCGCCCGGGCGATGTGCTGGTGCTGACCAAGCCCGTGGGAACGGGCATTCTGGCCACGGCGGTTAAGGCCAACGCCCCGGGTTCACCCGAGTTCGAGCAGCGGCTCTGGGAAGTGGCCTCGCGCCTCAACGCCGTTCCGGGCGAGGTGATCCGGCGTTTCGGGCTCAAAGCCGCTACGGACGTCACCGGGTTCGGGCTAGGGGGGCACGCTCTGGAAATGTCCAAGGCTTCAGGGCTGTCGATAGAACTGGATGTTCGGCACATCCCGGTGCTGGAGTCGGTCGCCGAGTTGGCTGCCCAGGGGTTCGTCCCGGCCGGAAGCCACGCCAACAGGAAGCATTTCTCCAATATGGTTGAGCAGGGGGAGGGCGTGGAGCAAGGGCATCTGGATATCGTCTTCGACGCCCAGACCTCAGGCGGATTGTTGCTGGCTGTGCCTCCAGGGCTGCTTGAGGATGTGTGCGCGGACCTTGCCGAGGGTGGGGATCTGGCCGCCCAGGTCGGGCGCGTGCTGGATGAGCCTACCGGTACGGGCCGTCTCAAGCTGCGGTGA
- a CDS encoding methyl-accepting chemotaxis protein, which produces MRISFSLKIAALLVACIAVVSLGIFATTFYFISSGFDAEAVKELDARQKSVQSRLEALKEATLAESFLIASDLAIAQGIAKGDTAFLQKQAKTIIQKTGIDFLTITDASGKVVARGHSDKIGDSALSQLAITKGLKGEESVGIEEGTVVKLSVRGGAPVRLDGKIVGAVSVGEDLGTHAFVDQVKNDMGVECTIFKGDMRETTSIVREGKRAVGTVMDNANVIETVLKKSSTFRSQNTILGSLYDTVYWPLITADGKTGGMLFIGKDRKSIDATKRGITWSVLGSAVVIGLLLLVVALFVTRKLTKPISTTIAFAKDVAAGQLDKQLTVQAKDEIGELADSLRHMVSAIKGKIAEAEEKSQEARSLAAQAEEGRVKVEQALKHAESARKEGMLAAADQLEGVVQGISVVSTQIARQIDLTVEDMGVQERRTSEAATAMEQMNATVLEVARSASNAAQQAAQARAKAQEGSEVVNRVVGAINDVDRMSTELEKEMVTLGDQARSISGIMGVISDIADQTNLLALNAAIEAARAGDAGRGFAVVADEVRKLAEKTMTATKEVGDSIRAIQTGTTNNVQRVKSAAEAAKNASGMAGQSGTTLHEIVRLVDDTSAQVQSIAAAAEEQSASSEEINRIVDEVSRISASTANGMRGSGQGVSELATRSKELEGLISSFRDGS; this is translated from the coding sequence ATGCGCATCTCATTCTCCCTCAAGATCGCCGCCCTCCTGGTAGCTTGCATCGCTGTCGTCAGTTTGGGGATCTTCGCCACAACCTTCTATTTCATCTCTTCGGGATTCGATGCGGAAGCCGTCAAAGAGCTCGACGCCCGCCAGAAATCAGTCCAGTCGCGCCTTGAGGCCCTCAAGGAGGCGACTTTGGCGGAATCCTTCCTGATCGCATCCGATCTGGCTATCGCCCAGGGCATTGCCAAAGGCGATACCGCTTTCCTGCAGAAACAGGCAAAGACGATTATCCAGAAGACGGGGATCGATTTCCTGACCATAACCGACGCAAGCGGCAAGGTCGTCGCCCGGGGCCACTCCGACAAGATCGGGGATTCGGCTTTAAGCCAGCTTGCCATCACCAAGGGTCTCAAGGGGGAAGAGAGCGTCGGTATCGAAGAGGGCACCGTGGTCAAGCTCTCGGTGCGCGGCGGAGCCCCTGTGCGCCTGGACGGCAAGATCGTCGGCGCCGTTTCCGTCGGAGAGGACCTCGGCACGCACGCCTTCGTGGATCAGGTCAAGAACGACATGGGCGTGGAGTGCACCATCTTCAAGGGTGACATGCGCGAAACCACCTCCATCGTGCGCGAGGGCAAACGGGCCGTGGGCACCGTCATGGACAACGCCAACGTCATCGAGACAGTGCTCAAGAAGTCCTCGACGTTCCGGTCGCAGAACACGATCCTCGGCTCCCTCTACGACACCGTCTATTGGCCGCTCATCACCGCCGACGGCAAAACCGGCGGCATGCTCTTCATCGGAAAGGACCGCAAGAGCATCGACGCCACCAAGCGCGGCATCACCTGGAGCGTGCTGGGCTCCGCCGTGGTGATCGGCCTGCTCCTACTGGTGGTGGCTCTATTCGTCACCCGCAAGCTCACCAAACCCATTTCAACAACCATCGCTTTCGCCAAGGACGTGGCGGCCGGACAACTGGACAAACAGTTGACCGTGCAGGCCAAGGACGAGATCGGCGAACTGGCGGACTCGCTACGGCACATGGTTTCGGCCATCAAAGGCAAGATCGCCGAAGCCGAGGAGAAGAGCCAGGAAGCCCGCTCCCTGGCTGCCCAGGCCGAGGAGGGCAGGGTCAAGGTCGAACAGGCGTTGAAGCATGCGGAGTCGGCCCGCAAGGAAGGCATGCTCGCCGCAGCCGATCAGTTGGAGGGAGTGGTGCAGGGCATCAGCGTGGTCAGCACGCAGATAGCCCGCCAGATCGACCTCACCGTGGAGGACATGGGCGTGCAGGAAAGACGGACCTCCGAAGCGGCCACCGCCATGGAGCAGATGAACGCCACCGTGCTCGAAGTCGCCCGCAGCGCCTCCAACGCGGCCCAGCAGGCCGCCCAGGCCCGAGCCAAGGCTCAGGAAGGCAGCGAAGTGGTCAATCGGGTGGTGGGAGCCATCAACGATGTGGACCGTATGTCCACGGAGCTGGAAAAGGAGATGGTCACCCTGGGCGACCAGGCCCGCTCCATCAGCGGGATCATGGGAGTCATTTCCGACATCGCGGATCAGACCAACCTTTTGGCCCTGAATGCCGCCATCGAGGCTGCCCGTGCGGGCGATGCCGGACGTGGCTTCGCAGTGGTCGCTGACGAAGTGCGCAAACTGGCCGAGAAGACCATGACCGCGACGAAGGAGGTGGGAGACTCCATCCGCGCCATCCAAACAGGCACAACGAACAACGTCCAGCGTGTAAAGAGCGCCGCCGAGGCCGCCAAGAACGCCTCCGGCATGGCTGGGCAGTCAGGCACTACCTTGCATGAAATCGTCCGTCTGGTGGACGACACCTCCGCCCAGGTGCAGTCCATCGCCGCCGCAGCCGAGGAGCAGTCCGCCTCCAGCGAAGAGATCAACCGCATCGTGGATGAGGTCAGCCGCATCTCGGCCTCAACGGCCAACGGCATGCGCGGTTCCGGTCAGGGCGTTTCCGAACTGGCTACCCGCTCCAAGGAGTTGGAGGGCCTTATCAGCTCTTTCAGGGACGGCAGCTGA